CACTGAAAGCCCACGAACTGATCAAGGTGCGTGTGTTCGGTGACGAACGCGACACGCGCGTGGCCATTTACGAATCCATCTGCGACCAGTTGGGTGCAGCGCCGGTACAACACATTGGCAAGTTGCTCGTTCTGTATCGCCCGACGCCTGACGAAACGGCCGTGCCGGTTCGCGGCAAATCCGGCGGCACCGGCGCCACCGTCAAGGGTCGCGCACCGCGCACCGTGACCGTCGTCAAGTCCAGCACCAACGCGGGTCGTCGCCCGACCGTCAAGAAAGTGACGGTTGCAGGCAACGAACGCATGACCGCAGGCGGCATCGTCAAGCGCGCCAAGAAGCGTCAGACCAGCGTCAAGCGCCAGCGCAACGACTAAGTCCCCGATGGCGGCGGACGCCACAACTTCCGCCAGCCCTCAAAAGAACGCGCCCTGACATCGTCGGGCGCGTTTTTTTGTGCGTGACACCATTGGACAGTATCGAAGTCGGTTTCCGTCTCACCCCGCCCTGCGGCACTTAGCCGCGCACCGGCTGACGCCAGATCAGTGCAATCGCCAGCAAGCTTTGCAGCAGGTAAAGGCCGCTCGAAACACCATGAAGCATGCCGAAGCGCGAAGCATAGGCCGATTGGCCAATGTCGACACCCGACGCTTCTGCCTGTGCGCGAAGATCGGCCATTAACGGCTGCAGGCCAAACGAGCCGATCAGCACACACACCATCATCGCCACTGCGAGCCAGCGAAGGCCACGATAGCTGCGCGCTGCCTGCGCATCGGCCGTGCGGGCAATCAGCGCGGTAGCCAGCCAGACCAGCAACACGCCGCATACCAGACTGAGCCAGGCTTGCGTGTGAAACAGTCGACCGGCAACCGTTCCGGCAACCATGCGCGACTCCAGCACAGCGAACAGCGTGGGGGCGACGATATAGCCGATCGCCCACTGGCTGCCGCACCAGACGGTCGCGATCAGGCGGAACAATCGTTCCAGCCGAGGCGCACCGCTGGCCAACGTCACATCAGACGTAGCGGACATCGATGATCTCGTACTCGCGCACGCCGCTCGGGGCCTGCACTTCGGCCACATCGCCTGCGTACTTACCGATCAATGCACGGGCAATCGGCGAGCTCACCGAAATCTTGCCGTGCTCCAGGTCAGCTTCGTCGTCGCCGACGATCTGATACAGCACCGTGCCGCCGCTCTCGAGGTCTTCGAGTTCGACGGTGGCGGCGAAGACCACACGACCTTCGGCGTCCAACACCGACGGATCGATGATCTGTGCTGCCGAGAGCTTCGATTCGAGATCGGCGATACGCCCTTCGATGAAGCCCTGCTTTTCTTTAGCGGCGTCGTATTCAGCGTTTTCCGACAGATCGCCCTGCGCACGGGCTTCAGCAATCGCCGTGATCACATGCGGACGTTCGACGGTCTTCAGGCGGTGCAGCTCTTCCTTGAGCAGTTCAGCGCCCCGCTTGGTCAGAGGAATGGTACTCATGCGCGTTGTTCCGAAAGACAAAAAAATTGCCGCAGCGAAGCCGCATTCGCACTTTTTGCGAACGCCGCTCGACCGCGGCTGTGACACCTATGTTGCATTAGTGTAGCAGAGTTGCCGACGCTGCCAACCGGAGGACCGGTCGCACAGCGCGTCGCCACGCTGCAAGCACATCTAAAGCATTTGGCGCGTCCGGCGGAGATCAGTTCCCCAACGAACGCGCCATTGTCTTGCGACGTTACCCGATGCGCCCGACCCAACCTACCAAGTCGAACGCCCCGGGCGTATCTGCGTCACCTGCCCGACACTCAGGCGGGCAGTTGCGCGTGCAAGCCCTGGAGGTCATAGACCTCGAGGTTTTGCAGATACTTCAGGCCTTCCACCGCCGCACGGGCACCCGAGATCGTCGTGTAATACGTGACCTTGTGTGCCTGCGCCGACATACGGATCGAGCGCGAATCGGCAATCGCCGTGCGGGTTTCGTCCACCGTAGTGAACACCAGCGCGATCTCGCCGTTCTTGATCATGTCGACAATGTGCGGACGACCATCCTTCACCTTGTTGACCACGCGCACCGGGATCCCGGCCGCTTCGATGGCTGCCGCCGTGCCACGCGTGGCAACGATCGGGTAGCCCAGCGAGTGCAGCATGCGCGCCACTTCGACAGCGCGCGGCTTGTCGGCGTCCTTCACCGTGAGCAGCACCGTGCCCGAAGCCGGCAGACGCGAGCCAGCCGCCAGTTGCGACTTGAAGAGCGCTTCGCCGAACGTGCGGCCCACGCCCATCACTTCCCCCGTCGAGCGCATTTCCGGTCCGAGCACCGGGTCGACGCCCGGGAACTTCACGAACGGGAACACGGCTTCCTTGACGCTGTAGTACGGCGGCACGACTTCGCTCGTGATGCCTTGCGACGTGAGCGACTGACCGGCCATCGCGCGGGCGGCGATCTTGGCCAGTTGACGGCCCGTGGCCTTCGAGACGTACGGCACCGTACGCGACGCACGCGGGTTCACTTCCAGCACGTAGATCGTATCGACGCCGTTGCCCTGCTGAATCGCGAACTGCACGTTCATCAGGCCGACCACGTTCAGCGCCTTCGCCATTTCGGCCGTCTGACGCTTGAGTTCGGCAATCGTTTCGGCCGACAGCGAGTACGGCGGCAACGAGCAAGCCGAGTCGCCCGAGTGGACGCCCGCCTGTTCGATGTGTTCCATCACGCCGCCGATGTAGACGTCCTTACCGTCCGAGATGCAATCGACGTCGCACTCGATGGCGTCGTCCAGGAAGCGGTCGAGCAGCACCGGGCTGTCGTGGCTCACCTTGACGGCTTCGCGCATGTAGCGCTCGAGGTCACGCGGTTCGTGGACGATTTCCATCGCACGGCCACCCAACACGTAGGACGGGCGCACCACCAGCGGGTATCCGATTTCGGTGGCCAGCTTGAGCGCTTCGTCTTCCGCGCGGGCCGTACGGTTCGGCGGCTGACGCAGGCCGAGCTTATGCAGCAGCTTCTGGAAACGCTCGCGGTCTTCGGCGGCGTCGATCATGTCCGGGCTCGTGCCGATGATGGGCACGCCGTTCGCTTCGAGATCCAGCGCGAGCTTGAGCGGCGTCTGGCCGCCGTACTGCACGATCACGCCGACCGGCTTTTCGAGGTCGACGATTTCCAGCACGTCTTCCAGCGTCACCGGCTCGAAGTACAGACGATCCGATGTGTCGTAGTCCGTCGACACCGTTTCCGGGTTGCAGTTGACCATGATGGTCTCGTAGCCGTCTTCGCGCATGGCGAGCGCGGCGTGCACGCAGCAGTAGTCGAACTCGATACCCTGACCGATACGGTTCGGGCCGCCGCCGAGCACCATGATCTTCTTCTTGTCGGTCGGCTGGGCTTCGCACTCTTCCTCATAGGTCGAGTACATGTAAGCCGTGTTGGTCGAGAATTCGGCAGCGCAGGTGTCCACGCGCTTGTAGACCGGGCGCACCTTCTGCGCGATACGGGCTTTACGCACGGCCGCCTGATCGGTGCCGAGCAGCTTGGCCAGACGGCGATCCGAGAAGCCGCTTTGCTTCAGGAAGCGCAGTTCTTCGGTCGTCAGGCTTGCCAGCGTGCGGCCCGACAGCGCCTTTTCCTTCTTGACGATGGCTTCGAGCTGGGCGAGGAACCAAGGGTCGATCGCGGTCTCGGCGTACACCTCTTCGAGGCTCATGCCCAGACGGAACGCGTCGCCCACGTACCAGATGCGGTCCGGGCCCGGCTCGCCGATTTCGGCCACGATCTCGTCGCGGTCGGTCGACTTTTCGTCCAGACCGTCCACACCGACTTCCAGACCGCGCATGGCCTTCTGGAACGATTCCTGGAACGTGCGGCCCATGGCCATCACTTCACCGACCGACTTCATCTGCGTGGTCAGGCGGGCGTCGGCTTCGCGGAACTTCTCGAACGCGAAACGCGGCACCTTGGTGACGACGTAGTCGATGGTCGGCTCGAACGAGGCAGGCGTAGCGCCGCCGGTGATTTCGTTGCGCAGCTCGTCGAGCGTGTAGCCGACGGCCAGCTTCGCGGCGACCTTGGCAATCGGGAAGCCGGTGGCCTTCGAGGCCAGCGCCGACGAACGCGACACACGCGGGTTCATTTCGATGACGACCATGCGGCCGTCCTTCGGGTTGATCGAGAACTGAACGTTCGAGCCGCCTGTCTCCACACCGATCTCGCGCAGCACGGCGAGCGATGCGTTACGCAGCAGTTGGTATTCCTTGTCGGTCAGCGTCTGCGCGGGGGCCACCGTGATCGAGTCGCCGGTGTGCACGCCCATCGGGTCGAGGTTTTCGATCGAGCAGACGATGATGCAGTTGTCGGCGCGGTCGCGCACGACTTCCATCTCGAATTCCTTCCAGCCGAGCAGCGACTCTTCGATGAGCAGTTCGCGCGTGGGCGAGAGGTCGAGGCCGCGCTTGCAGATCTCTTCGAACTCTTCGCGGTTGTAGGCGATACCGCCGCCCGAGCCGCCGAGCGTGAACGACGGACGGATCACCATCGGATACCCGCTGCCGCCGATCTCGGCCATGATCTGCGCCTGCACGGCGAGGGCTTCTTCCATCGAATGGGCGATGCCCGACTTGGCCGAACCGAGACCGATCTTGGTCATCGCGTCCTTGAACTTCTGACGGTCTTCGGCCTTGTCGATGGCTTCCGGCGATGCGCCGATCAGCTCCACCTTGTACTTGTCGAGCACGCCGTGACGATGCAGGTCGAGCGCGCAGTTCAACGCGGTCTGCCCGCCCATCGTCGGGAGAATGGCATCCGGGCGCTCCTTGGCGATGATTCGCTCGACGACTTCCCAGGTGATCGGTTCGATGTAGGTGACATCGGCCGTGTCCGGGTCGGTCATGATCGTGGCAGGGTTGCTGTTGATCAGGATGACCTTGTAGCCTTCCTCGCGCAGTGCTTTGCAGGCCTGTGCGCCGGAATAATCGAACTCGCATGCCTGACCGATGATGATCGGGCCGGCGCCGATGATGAGGATGCTCTTGATGTCTGTGCGCTTTGGCATAACGTTCTCAACAAAAATTTAACTCAGCGTCGCGGTCGCGAGCTTCACACCGAAGCCGACGAACAACGCGCCCACGCCGCCGGTTGCCCCGGCGCTCAACCGGCGACGTTGCCGGAAGTGCTCGGCCAGGCGGTAACCGGCCAGGATCAGCGTGCTCAGATACAGGAAACTGCAGGTCTGTACGATGACGCCCAGCACCGCAAACGACACGGCCGGGTAGGCGTAGCCCGGATCGACGAACTGGATGAAAAACGACACGCAGAACAGGATCGCTTTCGGGTTCAGCAGACTGATGAACAGGGCACGCTTGAACGGGTGATCGGCGTCGACCGGCTTCGGTGCGGCGACTGTCCGGGTCGATTTGGCCCGTGCCGAGCGTGCGTTGGCGATTGCCCCGCGCAGCATGTTCAGGCCCATCCAGCAGAGATACGCCGCGCCGAGGTACTTCACCACGAAGAACAGCGCCGGTTGCGTGTGCAGCAGCGACGCCACACCGGCGGCGGCCAGCGTCATGAGTACCGTGTCGCCCAGAAACACGCCGCAAGCGGCTGCATACCCCTGGCGAACCCCGCGCTGTGCGGCCACGGCCAGCACGTAGAGCGAGTTCGGCCCCGGCAGCAGAATGACGACCGCGACCCCGGCCAGATACGTCCAGAGGTTGAGGATGCCGATCGAGTTTCCGAGCATGGTGCGTGTTTCCCTATCTTGCTTATTACGCTTACGCGGGCTGCTTGGCGTCGGCCATCGACTGCACGAAGCGGTCGAACAGGTAGCCGATGTCGTGCGGACCGGGCGACGCTTCCGGGTGGCCCTGGAAGCAGAATGCCGGGCGGTCCGTCAGCTCGAAGCCTTGCAGCGTGCCGTCGAACAGCGACACGTGCGTGACGCGTGCGTTGGCCGGCAGGCTGTTCGCGTCCACGGCGAAACCATGGTTTTGCGACGTGATGACGACGCGGCCCGTATCGAGGTCCTTCACCGGGTGGTTGGCCCCGTGGTGACCGGTCTTCATCTTGAGCGTCTTCGCGCCGACGGCCAGCCCCATGATCTGGTGGCCAAGGCAGATCCCGAACGTCGGGAAGCGGCGCTCCAGGAACGTCTTCGTCGCAGCGATGGCGTAGTCGCACGGCTCCGGATCGCCGGGGCCGTTCGAGAGGAACACGCCGTCCGGGTTCAGGGCGAACACGTCGTCGGCCGAGCTTTGGGCCGGCAGCACCGTGACCTTGCAGCCGCGCTGGGCCAGCATGCGCAGGATATTGCGCTTCACGCCGTAGTCGAGGGCGACCACGTGGAATTTCGGATCCTTCTGCTCGCCGTAGCCTTGCTCGAGCGTCCATTCCGTTTCCGTCCACGCATACTGCTCGGGGGTGGAGACGGCCTTGGCGAGGTCCATACCGGCCAGACCGGGGAACGATTGTGCGAGGGCGATGGCCTTGGCTTCGTCGGCCTCTTCGCCGGCGAGGATGCAGCCGTTCTGAGCGCCCTTGTCGCGCAGGATACGGGTCAGACGGCGCGTGTCGATACCGGCGATGGCGACCACGCCTTCGTCCTTCAGGTACTGCGACAGCGTCTTGTTGGCGCGGAAATTCGAGTCGAGGATCGGCAGATCCTTGATGATCAGGCCGGCGGCATGGACTTTCGTGGCTTCGACGTCTTCACCGTTGACGCCCGTGTTGCCGATGTGCGGATACGTCAGCGTGACGATCTGGCGCGCATAGCTGGGGTCGGTAAGGATTTCCTGATAGCCGGTAATGGCCGTATTGAAGACCACTTCACCGATGGTGTGACCGGCAGCGCCGATGGCGTACCCACGAAAGACCGTGCCGTCAGCGAGCGCGAGAATGGCGGGTGAGAATGACGGCAGCACGGGAAACTCCTGGAGGGTTCACCCCTGCTGCCAGCCTCACCGTCCGCTAGCGATGACATCAGCGCGGGCACCGGAATTGCGCGGAATATGCGCACAGCGGATGCTCGGGCGGCGGACGAGATGTCGGGCGGGTAGGCGCTAGGGTGAGGGTTAAATGACTAAAACCTTCAAAGTATAGCGCAAATCCGGATCTTCTCAAAGCTGAACGTGCGATGCACCAGTACGCTCTGCGGACTCTCGGGAGGCGACCCCCTCGGCAGACGGATACGCAGAGGGGATAGGGAAGTGAATACCGGCCCGCTGGGCCGCGAGCACGATATGTCGCTCCATCGAAGCGCCTGCGGCGGCGCCGTCGCGGCGTCGCAGCGCGTCGAGGATCTCCAGATGTTCATGATAGGTGGAGAGCACCAGTTCTCGCTGATAAAACGGCAAGCGCTGGCTTTCCATGACGATTTCCGTGCTGCCGCGCAGGATATCGGCGATGGCGGCGTTCCCTGCGAGGCCGACGATGCGCAGATGGAACGCGAAGTCAAGTTGCGCGGCGGCATCGACATCGCCCTCGATCAGTGCGCCCTTCATCGATTCGACGTTATCGGTGAGCCAGTCGATCTCGGTGACGCTGGCCGCGAGTGCGGCCAGCCGGGCGGAAAACCCTTCCAGGGCGTAGCGCAGCTGATAAGTGTCGGCGAGCGAAATCTGGTCGGCGAAGCGCCACGCGACGCCGATACGGGCGGAGGCGTCGTTCACATAGACGCCCTTGCCCGGTCGGATGGCGACCATGCCGAGCGCTTCGAGCGTGGAGAGGGCTTCGCGCAGCGAGGCGCGGCTGATGGCCAGTTCCTCGGCGAGTTGACGTTGCGAGGGCAGCATCGCACCGGCGGGATAGACCTGGCGTTCGATGCGCTCGCGAATCGTGGCGACGGCGGCGTCGGTTACGGCATGCGCCGAATGCTTCATGGGTCCTCACAAGGCGTGTGGGTAGGCGTATGGCGCATTGTACGACGCCAAATTTCTCCTCACGCGAACATACCCCCGGCGACCGGGAAACCTCGACCACAGGGGCTTCCGGTTAGCGCCATCCCCGCCCTGCCTGCCCTGCTCGCCGCCGCGCCATGTCCTCATGCGGCTTTCACCCGATGCGCTTGATGCTCCGGGTGATCGCCGAGCAGACGCCGTACCACGCCGTTCGTCCAACCGAAGCCGTCCTGAAGCGGGTACTCGCCGCCGCCACCGCCGCTGGCGCTCATCGCCTCGCTGGTGTGCAGCGAATACTTTTCGACGAGTTTGCCCTCGCTTGCATAGA
The Pandoraea oxalativorans genome window above contains:
- the yhbY gene encoding ribosome assembly RNA-binding protein YhbY, whose product is MPALTLTPAQRADMRSAAHALNPVVLIGADGLTPAVLKEIDGALKAHELIKVRVFGDERDTRVAIYESICDQLGAAPVQHIGKLLVLYRPTPDETAVPVRGKSGGTGATVKGRAPRTVTVVKSSTNAGRRPTVKKVTVAGNERMTAGGIVKRAKKRQTSVKRQRND
- a CDS encoding DUF4149 domain-containing protein yields the protein MSATSDVTLASGAPRLERLFRLIATVWCGSQWAIGYIVAPTLFAVLESRMVAGTVAGRLFHTQAWLSLVCGVLLVWLATALIARTADAQAARSYRGLRWLAVAMMVCVLIGSFGLQPLMADLRAQAEASGVDIGQSAYASRFGMLHGVSSGLYLLQSLLAIALIWRQPVRG
- the greA gene encoding transcription elongation factor GreA encodes the protein MSTIPLTKRGAELLKEELHRLKTVERPHVITAIAEARAQGDLSENAEYDAAKEKQGFIEGRIADLESKLSAAQIIDPSVLDAEGRVVFAATVELEDLESGGTVLYQIVGDDEADLEHGKISVSSPIARALIGKYAGDVAEVQAPSGVREYEIIDVRYV
- the carB gene encoding carbamoyl-phosphate synthase large subunit, producing the protein MPKRTDIKSILIIGAGPIIIGQACEFDYSGAQACKALREEGYKVILINSNPATIMTDPDTADVTYIEPITWEVVERIIAKERPDAILPTMGGQTALNCALDLHRHGVLDKYKVELIGASPEAIDKAEDRQKFKDAMTKIGLGSAKSGIAHSMEEALAVQAQIMAEIGGSGYPMVIRPSFTLGGSGGGIAYNREEFEEICKRGLDLSPTRELLIEESLLGWKEFEMEVVRDRADNCIIVCSIENLDPMGVHTGDSITVAPAQTLTDKEYQLLRNASLAVLREIGVETGGSNVQFSINPKDGRMVVIEMNPRVSRSSALASKATGFPIAKVAAKLAVGYTLDELRNEITGGATPASFEPTIDYVVTKVPRFAFEKFREADARLTTQMKSVGEVMAMGRTFQESFQKAMRGLEVGVDGLDEKSTDRDEIVAEIGEPGPDRIWYVGDAFRLGMSLEEVYAETAIDPWFLAQLEAIVKKEKALSGRTLASLTTEELRFLKQSGFSDRRLAKLLGTDQAAVRKARIAQKVRPVYKRVDTCAAEFSTNTAYMYSTYEEECEAQPTDKKKIMVLGGGPNRIGQGIEFDYCCVHAALAMREDGYETIMVNCNPETVSTDYDTSDRLYFEPVTLEDVLEIVDLEKPVGVIVQYGGQTPLKLALDLEANGVPIIGTSPDMIDAAEDRERFQKLLHKLGLRQPPNRTARAEDEALKLATEIGYPLVVRPSYVLGGRAMEIVHEPRDLERYMREAVKVSHDSPVLLDRFLDDAIECDVDCISDGKDVYIGGVMEHIEQAGVHSGDSACSLPPYSLSAETIAELKRQTAEMAKALNVVGLMNVQFAIQQGNGVDTIYVLEVNPRASRTVPYVSKATGRQLAKIAARAMAGQSLTSQGITSEVVPPYYSVKEAVFPFVKFPGVDPVLGPEMRSTGEVMGVGRTFGEALFKSQLAAGSRLPASGTVLLTVKDADKPRAVEVARMLHSLGYPIVATRGTAAAIEAAGIPVRVVNKVKDGRPHIVDMIKNGEIALVFTTVDETRTAIADSRSIRMSAQAHKVTYYTTISGARAAVEGLKYLQNLEVYDLQGLHAQLPA
- the leuE gene encoding leucine efflux protein LeuE, which translates into the protein MLGNSIGILNLWTYLAGVAVVILLPGPNSLYVLAVAAQRGVRQGYAAACGVFLGDTVLMTLAAAGVASLLHTQPALFFVVKYLGAAYLCWMGLNMLRGAIANARSARAKSTRTVAAPKPVDADHPFKRALFISLLNPKAILFCVSFFIQFVDPGYAYPAVSFAVLGVIVQTCSFLYLSTLILAGYRLAEHFRQRRRLSAGATGGVGALFVGFGVKLATATLS
- the carA gene encoding glutamine-hydrolyzing carbamoyl-phosphate synthase small subunit, with amino-acid sequence MLPSFSPAILALADGTVFRGYAIGAAGHTIGEVVFNTAITGYQEILTDPSYARQIVTLTYPHIGNTGVNGEDVEATKVHAAGLIIKDLPILDSNFRANKTLSQYLKDEGVVAIAGIDTRRLTRILRDKGAQNGCILAGEEADEAKAIALAQSFPGLAGMDLAKAVSTPEQYAWTETEWTLEQGYGEQKDPKFHVVALDYGVKRNILRMLAQRGCKVTVLPAQSSADDVFALNPDGVFLSNGPGDPEPCDYAIAATKTFLERRFPTFGICLGHQIMGLAVGAKTLKMKTGHHGANHPVKDLDTGRVVITSQNHGFAVDANSLPANARVTHVSLFDGTLQGFELTDRPAFCFQGHPEASPGPHDIGYLFDRFVQSMADAKQPA
- a CDS encoding FadR/GntR family transcriptional regulator, encoding MKHSAHAVTDAAVATIRERIERQVYPAGAMLPSQRQLAEELAISRASLREALSTLEALGMVAIRPGKGVYVNDASARIGVAWRFADQISLADTYQLRYALEGFSARLAALAASVTEIDWLTDNVESMKGALIEGDVDAAAQLDFAFHLRIVGLAGNAAIADILRGSTEIVMESQRLPFYQRELVLSTYHEHLEILDALRRRDGAAAGASMERHIVLAAQRAGIHFPIPSAYPSAEGVASRESAERTGASHVQL